A window of the Vallitalea okinawensis genome harbors these coding sequences:
- a CDS encoding DMT family transporter, with protein EGLIIAYQLCSAIASIFAKNFSKDIHPVVLTVWQMFIGSSILIVIGLIGFDFSSITYSSELIAILLYLSAVSAAAYTIWNILLKYNKAAEISIFKFVTPVAGTLLSVAILGDALDYKTIIALVFVSLGIIAVYYKKDKESKSKVAQ; from the coding sequence GAAGGGTTAATCATCGCTTATCAGCTATGCAGTGCCATAGCTAGCATCTTTGCCAAGAACTTCTCAAAAGACATCCATCCAGTGGTATTAACCGTATGGCAAATGTTTATCGGTTCCTCCATACTCATCGTCATCGGTTTAATAGGATTTGACTTTAGTTCCATTACCTATTCATCCGAGTTGATAGCCATCCTGCTCTACTTATCAGCAGTATCAGCAGCAGCTTATACCATATGGAACATCTTGCTTAAATACAACAAAGCAGCAGAGATCAGTATCTTTAAATTTGTAACACCAGTAGCAGGTACCTTGTTATCGGTAGCCATCTTAGGCGATGCACTGGATTACAAGACCATCATTGCCTTAGTATTTGTCAGCTTAGGGATCATTGCTGTTTATTATAAGAAGGATAAAGAGAGCAAGAGTAAGGTAGCTCAGTAA